Proteins encoded by one window of Modestobacter marinus:
- the nadC gene encoding carboxylating nicotinate-nucleotide diphosphorylase — protein MSEHDLVTNPAARALPTDPTDLTGTGLSADWVAELVERTLTEDLTGGAPLPSAPDVAVGYDVTSAATVPGTQFGTADLVARADGVVAGLPLAARVFTRLAPGATLTAGAADGDRVRRGDVLLTVRGPVRALLAAERSALNIASRASGIATATRAWVDAVAGTGAVVLDTRKTTPGLRPLEKYAVRCGGGSNKRMGLYDVAMVKDNHVAAAGSVAAAVALVRERAPRITVQVECDTLAQVGEALDAGADFLLLDNMTPDQLRQAVALVGDLDVDLEATGGLTLDVAREVADTGIDYLSVGALTHSSPILDLALDLRALDLRAG, from the coding sequence GTGAGCGAGCATGACCTGGTGACCAACCCGGCTGCCCGCGCCCTGCCCACGGACCCGACCGACCTCACCGGCACGGGCCTGAGCGCCGACTGGGTCGCCGAGCTCGTCGAGCGCACGCTGACCGAGGACCTGACCGGCGGCGCCCCGCTGCCCAGCGCCCCCGACGTCGCCGTGGGCTACGACGTGACCAGCGCCGCGACCGTCCCTGGCACCCAGTTCGGGACGGCGGACCTCGTCGCCCGGGCCGACGGCGTGGTCGCCGGGCTGCCGCTGGCCGCCCGGGTGTTCACCCGACTGGCGCCCGGGGCGACGCTCACCGCCGGTGCGGCCGACGGCGACCGGGTGCGCCGCGGCGACGTGCTGCTCACCGTGCGCGGCCCGGTGCGGGCACTGCTGGCCGCGGAGCGCAGTGCGCTGAACATCGCCAGCCGGGCCAGCGGCATTGCCACCGCCACCCGCGCCTGGGTCGACGCCGTCGCCGGCACCGGTGCGGTGGTGCTGGACACCCGCAAGACCACCCCGGGGCTGCGGCCGCTGGAGAAGTACGCGGTGCGCTGCGGCGGCGGCTCGAACAAGCGGATGGGCCTCTACGACGTGGCGATGGTCAAGGACAACCACGTCGCCGCGGCCGGGTCGGTGGCCGCGGCCGTGGCGCTGGTCCGCGAGCGGGCGCCCCGGATCACCGTGCAGGTCGAGTGCGACACCCTCGCCCAGGTCGGTGAGGCGCTGGACGCCGGCGCGGACTTCCTGCTCCTGGACAACATGACCCCCGACCAGCTGCGGCAGGCCGTCGCGCTGGTGGGCGACCTGGACGTCGACCTGGAGGCCACCGGCGGGCTCACCCTCGACGTCGCGCGCGAGGTCGCCGACACCGGCATCGACTACCTCTCCGTCGGCGCGCTCACCCACTCCTCGCCGATCCTGGACCTCGCCCTCGACCTCCGGGCCCTCGACCTGCGGGCGGGCTGA
- a CDS encoding type III pantothenate kinase yields MLLTVDVGNSQTVLATFDGARRIDCWRVTTQPRATADELHMLWRGLLRDTVVTGVAACSTVPAQLPALRQLLDRLAVPVTLIGPGVRTGVPLHVDNPREVGADRVVTALAAHELYGRRPDGTGRPVVVVDFGTSTTVDAVGPDGQFLGGALAPGVEVSLDALAARAAQLRSVELTVPTQAIGKNTVAALQSGMVLGFAGLVDGLVARIAAELVGQFGAAPVVVATGGLHRLLVDSCRSIGEREPDLTVHGLRLAFERHQSSGGSGGGGTSSGRP; encoded by the coding sequence GTGCTGCTCACCGTGGACGTCGGCAACAGCCAGACGGTGCTGGCCACCTTCGACGGCGCCCGGCGGATCGACTGCTGGCGGGTGACGACGCAGCCGCGGGCCACCGCCGACGAGCTGCACATGCTCTGGCGCGGGCTGCTGCGCGACACCGTCGTCACCGGTGTCGCCGCCTGCTCCACCGTGCCCGCGCAGCTGCCGGCGCTGCGGCAGCTGCTCGACCGGCTCGCCGTCCCGGTGACCCTGATCGGGCCGGGCGTGCGCACGGGGGTGCCGCTGCATGTGGACAACCCGCGGGAGGTGGGCGCCGACCGGGTGGTCACCGCGCTGGCCGCCCACGAGCTCTACGGCCGCCGTCCCGACGGCACCGGCCGGCCGGTCGTGGTGGTGGACTTCGGCACCTCCACCACCGTGGACGCCGTCGGCCCGGACGGGCAGTTCCTCGGCGGCGCGCTGGCCCCCGGCGTCGAGGTCAGCCTGGACGCGCTGGCCGCCCGCGCCGCGCAGCTGCGCTCGGTGGAGCTCACCGTCCCGACCCAGGCGATCGGGAAGAACACCGTCGCCGCCCTGCAGTCCGGGATGGTCCTCGGCTTCGCCGGGCTGGTCGACGGGCTGGTCGCCCGGATCGCCGCCGAACTGGTCGGGCAGTTCGGCGCCGCCCCGGTGGTCGTGGCCACCGGCGGACTGCACCGGCTGCTCGTCGACAGCTGCCGGTCCATCGGGGAGCGTGAGCCCGATCTCACCGTGCACGGCCTGCGGCTGGCCTTCGAGCGACACCAGTCCTCCGGCGGCTCCGGCGGTGGAGGGACGTCGTCCGGCCGCCCGTAG
- a CDS encoding A/G-specific adenine glycosylase gives MSTTPPDVARQDPTAAGDAVGDVLVDWYAGAARDLPWRAPGTDPWAVLVSEVMLQQTPVRRVEPVWREWLARWPAAADLASASPAEVIRAWGKLGYPRRALRLREAAVAITERHGGVVPADVAELEALPGIGTYTARAVACFGHGSRQPVVDTNVRRVVARLVHGRAEAAPARASDLTDIAALAPDDDARAVRFSVAVMELGALVCVSGTPRCGACPVSDRCAWRLAGAPAYDGPARRVQKFAGTDRQVRGRLLDVLRAASEPVEADALTPAWDDAVQRSRCLDSLLVDGLVEQTPDGRFCLPG, from the coding sequence GTGAGCACCACCCCGCCCGACGTCGCGCGCCAGGACCCCACTGCCGCCGGGGACGCCGTCGGCGACGTCCTCGTGGACTGGTACGCCGGCGCTGCCCGGGACCTCCCGTGGCGCGCCCCCGGCACCGACCCGTGGGCGGTGCTGGTCAGCGAGGTCATGCTCCAGCAGACGCCGGTGCGCCGGGTGGAGCCGGTCTGGCGGGAGTGGCTGGCCCGCTGGCCCGCCGCGGCCGACCTGGCGTCCGCCAGCCCGGCCGAGGTCATCCGGGCCTGGGGCAAGCTCGGCTACCCGCGGCGGGCCCTGCGGCTACGGGAGGCCGCCGTCGCCATCACCGAACGCCACGGCGGCGTCGTGCCCGCCGACGTGGCCGAGCTGGAGGCCCTGCCGGGCATCGGCACCTACACCGCCCGGGCGGTCGCCTGCTTCGGCCACGGCAGCCGCCAGCCCGTCGTGGACACGAACGTGCGGCGGGTCGTGGCACGGCTGGTGCACGGGCGGGCCGAGGCGGCGCCCGCGCGGGCGTCGGACCTGACCGACATCGCGGCGCTGGCGCCGGACGACGACGCCCGCGCGGTGCGGTTCTCCGTGGCGGTCATGGAGCTCGGGGCCCTGGTCTGCGTCTCCGGCACGCCGCGCTGCGGCGCCTGCCCGGTGTCCGATCGGTGCGCGTGGCGGCTGGCCGGGGCACCGGCGTACGACGGCCCGGCCCGCCGGGTGCAGAAGTTCGCCGGCACCGACCGCCAGGTCCGCGGCCGGCTGCTCGACGTGCTGCGGGCCGCCTCGGAGCCGGTCGAGGCCGATGCCCTGACGCCGGCCTGGGACGACGCCGTGCAGCGCTCGCGCTGCCTGGACTCCCTGCTGGTGGACGGGCTGGTCGAGCAGACCCCGGACGGCCGGTTCTGCCTCCCCGGCTGA
- a CDS encoding histone-like nucleoid-structuring protein Lsr2 encodes MARKVQVILSDDLDDSISADETVTFALDGTTYEIDLSDKNAEEMRDVFGKYIAAARKVSSRGTRASGAGRSRATGGGGRMDREQAGAIRDWARSNGHQVSDRGRIPASVVEAFEAAH; translated from the coding sequence ATGGCACGCAAGGTCCAGGTGATCCTGAGCGACGACCTCGACGACAGCATCTCCGCTGACGAGACGGTCACGTTCGCCCTCGATGGCACGACGTACGAGATCGACCTCTCGGACAAGAACGCCGAGGAGATGCGCGACGTGTTCGGCAAGTACATCGCGGCCGCCCGCAAGGTGAGCAGCCGCGGCACCCGGGCCTCGGGCGCCGGTCGCTCGCGGGCCACCGGTGGCGGCGGCCGGATGGACCGTGAGCAGGCCGGCGCGATCCGCGACTGGGCCCGCAGCAACGGCCACCAGGTCAGCGACCGCGGCCGCATCCCGGCCAGCGTCGTCGAGGCCTTCGAAGCCGCCCACTGA
- the lysS gene encoding lysine--tRNA ligase encodes MAARDERGADRETDQVGSPPEDELPEQLRVRRAKLDRLREAGVDPYPVTVARTTTLAEVRAAHPDLEPDTMTGEQVGVTGRVIFSRNTGKLCFATLREGDTELQVMLSRDRVGEESLAAWKSDVDLGDHVLVTGEVGTSRRGELSVFADSWQLAAKALRPLPVAHKPMSEELRVRRRYVDLIVRDEARRTVHQRSAVMSTLRSGLTARRFLEVETPMLQTVHGGATARPFRTHMNAFDLDLYLRIAPELFLKRCIVGGLDRVFEINRNFRNEGADSSHSPEFAMLEAYAAYWDYQEMARMTQELVQECSTALFGDHVARHHDGTELDLSGEWPQLSLYTAVSEAVGEEITPQTPVEQLRAIAERHDIGVDPAWLPGKVVEEVFEALVQDRLQSPTFVIDYPLETSPLTRAHRSEAGKAEKWDLYIGGIEQGTAYSELVDPVVQRERFTAQALLAAAGDPEAMALDEDFLEALEYGMPPTGGLGIGMDRLMMTLTGLGIRETILFPLVRPLNQ; translated from the coding sequence ATCGCAGCGAGGGACGAGCGAGGAGCGGACCGGGAGACGGACCAGGTCGGGAGCCCGCCCGAGGACGAACTGCCCGAGCAGCTGCGGGTCCGGCGGGCCAAGCTGGACCGGCTGCGCGAGGCCGGCGTCGACCCCTATCCGGTCACCGTCGCCCGCACCACCACCCTCGCCGAGGTGCGCGCCGCGCACCCGGACCTGGAGCCGGACACGATGACCGGCGAGCAGGTCGGCGTCACCGGGCGGGTGATCTTCTCGCGCAACACCGGCAAGCTGTGCTTCGCGACGCTGCGTGAGGGCGACACCGAGCTGCAGGTCATGCTCTCCCGCGACCGGGTCGGCGAGGAGTCCCTGGCCGCGTGGAAGTCCGACGTCGACCTCGGTGACCACGTGCTGGTCACCGGCGAGGTCGGGACGTCGCGGCGCGGGGAGCTGTCGGTCTTCGCCGACTCCTGGCAGTTGGCGGCCAAGGCACTGCGGCCGCTGCCGGTGGCGCACAAGCCGATGAGCGAGGAACTGCGCGTCCGCCGCCGCTACGTGGACCTGATCGTCCGCGACGAGGCGCGTCGCACGGTGCACCAGCGCTCCGCCGTGATGAGCACGCTGCGCTCCGGTCTGACGGCCCGTCGTTTCCTCGAGGTCGAGACGCCGATGCTGCAGACGGTGCACGGTGGTGCCACTGCGCGCCCGTTCCGCACGCACATGAACGCCTTCGACCTGGACCTCTACCTGCGCATCGCCCCCGAGTTGTTCCTCAAGCGCTGCATCGTCGGCGGGCTGGACCGGGTCTTCGAGATCAACCGCAACTTCCGGAACGAGGGCGCCGACTCCTCGCACTCCCCGGAGTTCGCGATGCTCGAGGCCTACGCCGCGTACTGGGATTACCAGGAAATGGCCCGGATGACCCAGGAACTGGTCCAGGAGTGCAGCACGGCACTGTTCGGTGACCACGTGGCCCGGCACCATGACGGAACCGAACTCGACCTCTCCGGTGAGTGGCCACAACTGTCGCTGTACACCGCGGTGTCCGAGGCGGTCGGTGAGGAGATCACCCCGCAGACGCCGGTCGAGCAGTTGCGCGCGATCGCCGAACGGCACGACATCGGCGTCGATCCCGCGTGGCTGCCCGGGAAGGTGGTCGAGGAGGTCTTCGAGGCGCTCGTCCAGGACCGGTTGCAGTCGCCGACGTTCGTCATCGACTACCCGCTGGAGACCTCACCGCTGACCCGCGCCCACCGGTCCGAGGCGGGCAAGGCCGAGAAGTGGGATCTCTACATCGGCGGCATCGAGCAGGGGACCGCCTACTCGGAGCTCGTGGACCCGGTGGTCCAGCGGGAACGCTTCACCGCCCAGGCGCTCCTGGCCGCCGCCGGGGACCCGGAGGCGATGGCGCTGGACGAGGACTTCCTCGAGGCACTGGAGTACGGGATGCCGCCCACCGGCGGTCTCGGGATCGGCATGGACCGGCTGATGATGACGCTCACCGGATTGGGGATCAGGGAGACGATCCTGTTCCCTTTGGTTCGCCCACTCAACCAATGA
- the radA gene encoding DNA repair protein RadA: MPASGVKSSRPAHRCSECGYASAKWVGRCPECQTWGSVQEVGAVASPLRAVSAGPVSAKARPIGQVELAGARAVPTGIAEFDRVLGGGLVPGAVLLVAGEPGVGKSTLLLEVAHRVAAANGPTLVVSGEESAAQVRLRAERIGALHDQLYLAAETELSAVLAHVEDVQPTLLVLDSVQTVRSPAVDGTDGGATQVRAVASALSAVARNRNMTTILVGHVTKDGAIAGPRALEHLVDVVVSFDGERHSTLRLVRATKNRFGPADEIGCFEIGDGGVVGVPDPSHLFVSRRSAPVPGSCVTVTMEGSRPLLAEVQALVATAGGGGSPRRAVSGLDSQRIAMINAVVERRGGVRLADADVFAASVGGVRIAEPAADLSLALAIASASKDRPLPAGLVAIGEVGLSGEIRRVGGTGRRLAEAARQGYTAALVPQESGPAPRGLRLIEVPDLGAAFARMW; encoded by the coding sequence GTGCCAGCATCCGGTGTGAAGTCCTCCCGTCCCGCCCATCGTTGCTCCGAGTGCGGCTACGCCTCGGCGAAGTGGGTCGGCCGCTGCCCGGAGTGCCAGACCTGGGGCAGCGTCCAGGAGGTCGGCGCCGTCGCCTCTCCCCTGCGCGCCGTCTCCGCCGGTCCGGTCAGCGCCAAGGCGCGCCCGATCGGGCAGGTGGAGCTCGCCGGCGCCCGGGCGGTGCCCACCGGCATCGCGGAGTTCGACCGTGTGCTCGGTGGCGGCCTGGTGCCCGGCGCGGTCCTGCTGGTGGCCGGCGAGCCCGGCGTCGGCAAGTCCACGCTCCTCCTGGAGGTCGCCCACCGGGTGGCCGCGGCCAACGGCCCGACCCTGGTCGTCTCCGGCGAGGAGTCCGCGGCGCAGGTCCGGCTGCGGGCCGAGCGGATCGGCGCCCTCCACGACCAGCTCTACCTGGCCGCCGAGACCGAGCTGTCCGCCGTGCTCGCCCACGTGGAGGACGTGCAGCCCACCCTGCTCGTGCTCGACAGCGTCCAGACCGTGCGGTCCCCCGCCGTCGACGGCACCGACGGCGGGGCCACCCAGGTGCGCGCCGTGGCCAGCGCGCTCAGCGCGGTGGCCAGGAACCGCAACATGACCACCATCCTGGTCGGCCACGTCACCAAGGACGGCGCGATCGCCGGGCCGCGGGCGCTGGAGCACCTGGTCGACGTGGTGGTCTCCTTCGACGGCGAACGGCACTCGACGCTGCGCCTGGTCCGGGCCACCAAGAACCGTTTCGGCCCGGCCGACGAGATCGGCTGCTTCGAGATCGGCGACGGCGGTGTCGTCGGCGTCCCCGACCCCTCGCACCTGTTCGTCTCCCGTCGGTCGGCACCGGTGCCGGGCAGCTGCGTGACGGTGACGATGGAGGGCAGCCGGCCGCTGCTGGCCGAGGTGCAGGCCCTGGTGGCGACCGCCGGCGGCGGTGGTTCGCCGCGCCGCGCGGTCAGCGGGCTGGACTCCCAGCGGATCGCCATGATCAACGCAGTCGTCGAGCGGCGCGGTGGGGTCCGGCTGGCCGATGCCGACGTCTTCGCCGCCTCCGTCGGGGGTGTGCGGATCGCCGAACCCGCCGCTGACCTGTCACTGGCCCTGGCGATCGCCTCGGCGTCGAAGGACCGGCCGCTGCCCGCAGGCCTGGTCGCCATCGGTGAGGTCGGGCTGTCCGGGGAGATCCGGCGGGTGGGGGGAACCGGGCGGCGGCTGGCCGAGGCGGCGCGACAGGGGTACACCGCTGCGCTGGTGCCGCAGGAGTCCGGCCCCGCGCCGCGGGGCCTCCGGCTGATCGAGGTGCCCGACCTGGGAGCGGCCTTCGCCCGGATGTGGTGA
- a CDS encoding MucR family transcriptional regulator — MLHPVGPLPAVVYWRRRLLVLGCAVGVLGGGGWLGAAAATGSPEEDAVVSAPDGGSAPAPALDQVVPSLVAVQLPSPPPTAVPAEDPEEQDPEQPPAESLPVDGGPCSNDMIGVEVRPTPASSPVGSKPTFDLVVTNVSPVSCVRSLDKGLQEIVMVDGSGTRVWGSNDCFPEETTDPRTLQPGESVVFPVVWGGLSSTPGCTAERTPPAPGDYRLRGRLDTATSPDATFTLT, encoded by the coding sequence GTGCTGCACCCGGTCGGCCCGTTGCCCGCTGTCGTCTACTGGCGGCGGCGGCTCCTGGTCCTCGGCTGCGCGGTGGGCGTGCTCGGTGGTGGGGGCTGGCTGGGCGCCGCAGCTGCCACCGGGTCGCCGGAGGAGGACGCCGTGGTCAGCGCCCCTGACGGCGGCTCGGCACCGGCGCCCGCCCTGGACCAGGTCGTGCCGTCGCTGGTGGCGGTGCAGCTCCCGTCGCCCCCGCCGACGGCCGTACCGGCCGAGGATCCGGAGGAGCAGGACCCGGAGCAGCCGCCGGCCGAGTCGCTGCCCGTGGACGGCGGGCCCTGCAGCAACGACATGATCGGCGTCGAGGTGCGACCCACCCCGGCCAGCAGCCCGGTGGGCAGCAAGCCGACGTTCGACCTGGTGGTCACCAACGTCTCGCCGGTCTCCTGTGTCCGGTCGCTGGACAAGGGACTGCAGGAGATCGTGATGGTCGACGGGTCGGGCACCCGGGTCTGGGGCAGCAACGACTGCTTCCCCGAGGAGACGACGGACCCGCGGACGCTGCAGCCGGGGGAGTCCGTCGTCTTCCCGGTGGTGTGGGGCGGGCTCAGCAGCACGCCGGGGTGCACCGCCGAGCGCACCCCGCCGGCGCCGGGGGACTACCGACTGCGCGGTCGGCTGGACACGGCCACGAGCCCGGACGCCACCTTCACCCTGACCTGA
- a CDS encoding ATP-dependent Clp protease ATP-binding subunit, translating to MFERFTDRARRVVVLAQEEARMLNHNYIGTEHILLGLIHEGEGVAAKALESLGISLEGVRQQVEEIIGQGQQAPSGHIPFTPRAKKVLELSLREALQLGHNYIGTEHILLGLIREGEGVAAQVLVKLGADLNRVRQQVIQLLSGYQGKEPAAAGGPAEGTPSTSLVLDQFGRNLTQAARDGKLDPVIGRAKEIERVMQVLSRRTKNNPVLIGEPGVGKTAAVEGLAQAIVKGEVPETLKDKQLYTLDLGALVAGSRYRGDFEERLKKVLKEIRTRGDIILFIDEIHTLVGAGAAEGAIDAASILKPMLARGELQTIGATTLDEYRKHLEKDAALERRFQPIQVSEPTLAHTIEILKGLRDRYEAHHRISITDGALVAAATLADRYISDRFLPDKAIDLIDEAGARMRIKRMTAPPDLREFDDRIAAIRREKESAIDGQDFEKAASLRDKEKQLLGEKSEREKQWKAGDMDVVAEVDDEQIAEVLANWTGIPVFKLTEEETTRLLRMEDELHKRIIGQEEAIKSVSQAIRRTRAGLKDPRRPGGSFIFAGPSGVGKTELAKALAQFLFGEDDALIQIDMGEFHDKFTVSRLVGAPPGYVGYDEGGQLTEKVRRKPFSVVLFDEIEKAHADVFNTLLQVLEDGRLTDGQGRIVDFKNTILILTTNLGTRDISKAVGLGFQAGNDSTSNYERMKLKVNEELKQHFRPEFLNRIDDIVVFHQLTENEIIHIVDLMLNRLETQLSNKDMSLEVTPAAKKLLAARGFDPVLGARPLRRTIQREIEDTLSEKILYGEIASGQIIVVDVEEDADPTASRFTFRGEAKPIDMPDTPPVALTGADGEDEGPAAAQAE from the coding sequence ATGTTCGAACGGTTCACCGACCGAGCCCGTCGGGTGGTCGTCCTGGCCCAGGAAGAGGCCCGGATGCTCAACCACAACTACATCGGCACCGAGCACATCCTCCTGGGTCTGATCCACGAGGGTGAGGGCGTCGCTGCCAAGGCGCTGGAGTCCCTCGGCATCTCACTGGAGGGCGTCCGTCAGCAGGTCGAGGAGATCATCGGCCAGGGTCAGCAGGCCCCGTCCGGTCACATCCCCTTCACCCCGCGGGCCAAGAAGGTGCTGGAGCTCTCGCTCCGCGAGGCGCTGCAGCTCGGCCACAACTACATCGGCACCGAGCACATCCTGCTGGGCCTGATCCGCGAGGGCGAGGGCGTCGCCGCCCAGGTCCTGGTGAAGCTCGGCGCCGACCTCAACCGCGTGCGCCAGCAGGTCATCCAGCTGCTGAGCGGCTACCAGGGCAAGGAGCCGGCCGCCGCCGGTGGGCCCGCCGAGGGCACCCCGTCGACCTCGCTGGTCCTCGACCAGTTCGGCCGCAACCTCACCCAGGCCGCCCGCGACGGCAAGCTCGACCCGGTCATCGGCCGGGCCAAGGAGATCGAGCGGGTCATGCAGGTGCTGTCCCGCCGCACCAAGAACAACCCGGTGCTGATCGGCGAGCCCGGCGTCGGCAAGACGGCGGCCGTCGAGGGCCTGGCCCAGGCGATCGTCAAGGGCGAGGTGCCCGAGACGCTGAAGGACAAGCAGCTCTACACCCTCGACCTCGGCGCGCTGGTCGCCGGTTCCCGCTACCGCGGTGACTTCGAGGAGCGGCTGAAGAAGGTCCTCAAGGAGATCCGCACCCGTGGCGACATCATCCTGTTCATCGACGAGATCCACACCCTCGTCGGGGCGGGCGCTGCCGAGGGCGCGATCGACGCCGCGAGCATCCTCAAGCCGATGCTGGCCCGTGGTGAGCTGCAGACCATCGGCGCCACGACGCTGGACGAGTACCGCAAGCACCTGGAGAAGGACGCCGCTCTCGAGCGCCGCTTCCAGCCCATCCAGGTCAGCGAGCCGACCCTCGCCCACACCATCGAGATCCTCAAGGGCCTGCGGGACCGCTACGAGGCGCACCACCGGATCAGCATCACCGACGGCGCCCTGGTCGCCGCCGCGACGCTGGCCGACCGGTACATCTCCGACCGCTTCCTCCCGGACAAGGCGATCGACCTGATCGACGAGGCCGGCGCCCGGATGCGGATCAAGCGGATGACCGCCCCGCCGGACCTGCGCGAGTTCGACGACCGGATCGCGGCCATCCGTCGCGAGAAGGAGTCGGCCATCGACGGGCAGGACTTCGAGAAGGCCGCGTCTCTCCGCGACAAGGAGAAGCAGCTGCTGGGCGAGAAGTCCGAGCGCGAGAAGCAGTGGAAGGCCGGCGACATGGACGTCGTCGCCGAGGTCGACGACGAGCAGATCGCCGAGGTCCTCGCCAACTGGACCGGCATCCCGGTCTTCAAGCTGACCGAGGAGGAGACCACCCGGCTGCTCCGCATGGAGGACGAGCTCCACAAGCGGATCATCGGCCAGGAAGAGGCCATCAAGAGCGTCAGCCAGGCGATCCGGCGCACGCGGGCGGGCCTCAAGGACCCCCGTCGTCCCGGTGGCTCGTTCATCTTCGCCGGCCCCTCGGGTGTCGGTAAGACCGAGCTGGCCAAGGCGCTCGCGCAGTTCCTCTTCGGCGAGGACGACGCGCTCATCCAGATCGACATGGGCGAGTTCCACGACAAGTTCACCGTGTCGCGGCTCGTCGGTGCCCCTCCCGGCTACGTCGGCTACGACGAGGGTGGCCAGCTGACCGAGAAGGTGCGGCGCAAGCCGTTCTCGGTGGTCCTCTTCGACGAGATCGAGAAGGCGCACGCCGATGTCTTCAACACGCTGCTGCAGGTGCTGGAGGACGGCCGGCTGACCGACGGCCAGGGCCGGATCGTGGACTTCAAGAACACGATCCTGATCCTGACCACGAACCTCGGGACGCGGGACATCTCCAAGGCCGTCGGCCTCGGCTTCCAGGCCGGGAACGACAGCACCAGCAACTACGAGCGGATGAAGCTCAAGGTCAACGAGGAGCTCAAGCAGCACTTCCGGCCGGAGTTCCTCAACCGCATCGACGACATCGTCGTGTTCCACCAGCTGACCGAGAACGAGATCATCCACATCGTGGACCTCATGCTCAACCGGCTGGAGACGCAGCTGTCGAACAAGGACATGTCGCTCGAGGTCACGCCGGCGGCGAAGAAGCTGCTCGCCGCCCGCGGCTTCGACCCCGTGCTGGGTGCCCGGCCGCTGCGCCGCACGATCCAGCGCGAGATCGAGGACACGCTGTCGGAGAAGATCCTCTACGGCGAGATCGCCTCCGGGCAGATCATCGTGGTGGACGTCGAGGAGGACGCCGACCCGACGGCCTCGCGCTTCACCTTCCGCGGTGAGGCCAAGCCGATCGACATGCCCGACACCCCGCCGGTCGCGCTCACGGGCGCCGACGGCGAGGACGAGGGCCCGGCCGCCGCACAGGCCGAGTGA
- the disA gene encoding DNA integrity scanning diadenylate cyclase DisA: MSPAVDPEAALRELLGRIAPGTALRDGLERILAGRTGALIVLGYDRVVESLCTGGFALDVALSATRLRELAKMDGAVIVSYDGTRIVRAGVHLMPDPTIPTEESGTRHRTAERVALQTGFPVISVSQSMHIISVYVAGRRYTLEHPTTILARANQALAALERYKLRLDEVASTLSALEIEDLVTVRDAMSVSQRLEMVRRIADEIEGFVVELGTDGRLLALQLDEMLAGVEEDRGLLVRDYLPSGRRDRSGEEVLSDLRALSATELLDLSAVARCYGLPTSPDALDSPVSPRGYRLLARVPRLPAGIIDRLVAHFGGLQKLLAATIEDLLAVEGVGEARARGIREGLSRLAETSILDRYS, from the coding sequence GTGTCCCCCGCTGTGGACCCCGAGGCTGCGCTGCGGGAACTGCTCGGCCGGATCGCCCCCGGCACCGCCCTCCGGGACGGTCTGGAGCGGATCCTGGCCGGCCGTACCGGCGCGCTGATCGTCCTGGGCTACGACCGTGTCGTCGAGTCCCTCTGCACGGGCGGCTTCGCCCTCGACGTCGCACTGTCGGCCACCCGGCTCCGGGAGCTGGCCAAGATGGACGGCGCGGTGATCGTCTCCTACGACGGCACCCGGATCGTCCGGGCCGGTGTGCACCTGATGCCCGACCCGACGATCCCCACCGAGGAGTCCGGCACGCGGCACCGCACCGCCGAGCGCGTGGCACTGCAGACCGGGTTCCCGGTCATCTCCGTGAGCCAGTCGATGCACATCATCTCGGTGTACGTGGCCGGCCGGCGGTACACCCTCGAGCACCCCACGACCATCCTGGCGCGCGCCAACCAGGCCCTCGCCGCCCTCGAGCGCTACAAGCTCCGGCTCGACGAGGTGGCGAGCACGCTGTCCGCGCTGGAGATCGAGGACCTCGTGACGGTCCGTGACGCGATGAGCGTCAGCCAGCGCCTGGAGATGGTGCGGCGGATCGCCGACGAGATCGAGGGCTTCGTCGTCGAGCTGGGCACCGACGGCCGGCTGCTCGCGCTGCAGCTGGACGAGATGCTCGCCGGCGTCGAGGAGGACCGCGGCCTGCTGGTCCGCGACTACCTGCCGAGCGGGCGCCGGGACCGTTCCGGCGAGGAGGTCCTCTCCGACCTGCGTGCCCTGTCGGCCACCGAGCTGCTCGACCTCTCCGCCGTCGCCCGCTGCTACGGGCTCCCCACCTCCCCCGACGCCCTGGACTCCCCGGTGAGCCCGCGCGGCTACCGGCTGCTGGCCCGGGTCCCCCGGCTGCCGGCGGGCATCATCGACCGGCTGGTGGCGCACTTCGGTGGGCTGCAGAAGCTGCTCGCGGCGACCATCGAGGACCTCCTGGCGGTGGAGGGCGTCGGTGAGGCGCGGGCGCGCGGCATCCGGGAGGGGCTGTCCCGGCTCGCCGAGACCTCGATCCTCGACCGCTACAGCTGA